A part of Terriglobus roseus genomic DNA contains:
- a CDS encoding alkaline phosphatase family protein — translation MPVALILLLLGILLAPNSYAQTDRKVIIVTLDGFPAYALQDSRLPMPTLRRMMRDGAYADTMQPINLTVTWPNHTAMITGVDAAKHDVLVNGRILFGPQGTPPHTEPWIDRDLMVHAPTLYDVASEAGLTTAQVDWVAIYHAKLINWRFAELPEPDGEIERDLITQGFVTAEQLKDFNKSSAAWRDQIRIEAVSDILHKHHPNLLLLHLTDLDNINHAYGPMSAASFSSMKALDSHLQDIIDAVRDSGDLDKTSIFVVSDHGFRTFDKVVHLNTLLRQRGLIRGEGSNVNCDAWVMPEGGSALVYVTNESMKATITPQLQALLADVEGVDHIYGPSDFATQGIPGTGDQAPALYLTAKPGYALEGGDTGPLITSSTGHGTHGYSNADPQMGALFVAWGANIRNGIHLETVKNVDIAPTAASILRLKMNEVSGQVLKEILR, via the coding sequence ATGCCAGTAGCTCTAATACTCCTCTTGCTGGGCATTCTGCTTGCGCCAAATTCTTATGCGCAGACTGATCGGAAGGTCATCATCGTCACACTTGATGGCTTTCCTGCATACGCCTTGCAGGACTCACGACTGCCAATGCCAACGCTGCGTCGCATGATGCGCGATGGTGCTTATGCAGACACGATGCAACCCATCAATCTGACAGTGACGTGGCCCAACCACACTGCGATGATCACTGGTGTTGATGCTGCTAAGCATGATGTGCTTGTGAATGGCCGCATTCTCTTTGGACCCCAGGGCACACCGCCCCACACTGAGCCTTGGATTGATCGGGACCTGATGGTTCATGCGCCGACTCTCTATGACGTCGCTTCTGAAGCAGGGCTGACAACAGCGCAGGTGGATTGGGTCGCCATCTATCACGCCAAACTCATTAATTGGCGTTTTGCAGAATTGCCGGAGCCTGATGGTGAGATCGAGCGCGACCTTATCACCCAAGGTTTCGTTACCGCAGAGCAGCTGAAAGACTTCAATAAGTCGAGCGCGGCATGGCGAGACCAGATTCGCATTGAAGCTGTTTCAGACATTTTGCACAAACACCACCCCAACCTTCTTCTGCTGCACCTGACGGACTTGGACAACATCAACCATGCCTACGGCCCCATGAGCGCCGCAAGCTTCTCGTCGATGAAAGCATTAGATAGCCACTTGCAAGACATCATTGACGCTGTGCGTGACAGTGGCGATCTCGACAAGACGAGTATCTTCGTTGTGTCGGATCACGGCTTCCGAACTTTCGATAAGGTTGTTCATCTCAACACGCTGTTGCGGCAGAGAGGACTCATTCGCGGTGAGGGAAGCAATGTCAACTGCGATGCCTGGGTGATGCCAGAAGGCGGTAGTGCACTAGTCTATGTGACCAACGAAAGCATGAAGGCTACTATTACTCCCCAGTTGCAGGCGCTGTTGGCTGACGTGGAAGGTGTCGACCACATTTACGGGCCATCTGATTTCGCCACCCAAGGTATCCCTGGGACTGGCGATCAGGCTCCTGCGCTATACCTGACAGCAAAGCCTGGTTACGCACTGGAAGGCGGTGACACTGGTCCACTGATCACCTCCAGCACCGGACATGGCACACATGGTTACAGCAATGCTGATCCACAGATGGGCGCCCTCTTTGTTGCATGGGGTGCGAACATTCGCAACGGCATTCACCTGGAAACAGTGAAGAATGTCGATATCGCGCCCACTGCTGCGTCAATCCTCAGACTAAAAATGAACGAAGTGAGTGGGCAGGTTCTTAAAGAGATTCTCCGCTGA